The genomic DNA TCTGAGGTGACGCTCCATCGCTCGCCCTCGCCTGTCGCGGAGGCGCCGCGGCAGGTGCGGGACCGCCCGCCACACGCGTCCGCTGTCCAGTCCCCCGGGCTCCACCCCCTGGCCCGGTGGCTCCGACCCGTCCCCGTCGGGTAGAGAGGATCTCTCGGGGTCGCCACAGCAGGAGTCGTCTTCCATGCGCACATCGCACCCGGGGCGGCCATCCGCCCCCCTGACCGTCTCGCGCTCCCTCCTCGCTGCGACCGTCCGCTGGTTCGTGGTCGCCCTCGCGCTCGGTGTGGGCGTGGCGGCCTGCCGGGACGGCCAGACCGGGGCGCTCACCGCCTTCGGTGACGGCGCCACCATCGAAGGGGACGTCCTCGACACGGATGGCGGCGGCGTGGCCGGTGTGCGCGTCACCCTGGTGGGCGGCGACGGCGTGGCCCGGAGCACCGTGACGGACTCCCGCGGCCAGTACCGCTTCAGCGCCATCGATCCCGGCTTCTGGACCCTGACGGTGGAGCCGCCGCTCGGCTACGTGCCGATCGCGGGGGAGACGCTGCAGCGGCAGATCGACCTGGTGGCGGATGCGGTGGTGCG from Gemmatimonadota bacterium includes the following:
- a CDS encoding carboxypeptidase-like regulatory domain-containing protein; the encoded protein is MRTSHPGRPSAPLTVSRSLLAATVRWFVVALALGVGVAACRDGQTGALTAFGDGATIEGDVLDTDGGGVAGVRVTLVGGDGVARSTVTDSRGQYRFSAIDPGFWTLTVEPPLGYVPIAGETLQRQIDLVADAVVRQSFVLASL